The region ACCATTCGAAAAGGAGAAAAAGTTTTGGCGGGAATGATCAACGTGGGTGGAGTGATTGAAATTAAAGTGACAAAACTATTTTCTGAAAGTTCCATTGCCCGCATTCTTGACTTAGTTCAGAATGCAACTGCCCGAAAAGCACAAACCGAATTATTCATTCGGAAATTTGCAAGAATTTACACGCCCATCGTTGTTTTGTTTGCCACACTTTTAACAACGCTGCCTTATTTTTTTGTGAATGACTATGTGTTTGCCGATTGGCTCTATCGTGCGTTGATATTCCTCGTAATTTCTTGTCCATGTGCGTTGGTCATTTCTATTCCGCTCGGATATTTTGGAGGAATCGGAGCCGCTTCTCGTAATGGAATTTTATTCAAGGGATCGAATTACTTAGACCTGATGACAAAGGTGAATACAGTAGTGGTAGATAAGACAGGAACACTTACGAAGGGTGTTTTCAAAGTGAAAGAAATAAAATCCGATATTTTTCCTAAAGAAGAATTTATCGCACTTGCCTCTTCCATTGAATCACAATCAACGCATCCTATTGCTAAAGCCATTGTAGAATATAGTGGAGATGCGCATAAGGAAATCAAAATTTCACAAGTAGAGGAGATTCCCGGACATGGTCTGAAAGCAATTTTTTCTGGTGAAATTGTGCTTGCCGGAAACACCAAGCTATTAAAGAAATTCAATATTGCTTATCCAAAAGAAATAGATTCAATTGTTGATTCAATTGTGGTTGTAGCAATGAACGAAACGTATGTTGGGTACATTACTGTTGCCGATGAGGTGAAAGAAGATGCTAAACAAGCTGTGGATGATTTGCATTCGATGAACATAGAAGTCATTATGCTTTCGGGTGACAAACAAGCAGTGGTTAATGACGTTGCAATCATATTAGGAATAAAAACTGCTTTCGGAGATCTTCTCCCACAGGGGAAAGTTGAAAAGGTAGAAGTTCTAAAATCTGATAAGTCCAGGATAATTGCTTTCACAGGTGACGGGATAAACGATGCACCTGTGTTGGCTTTGAGTGACGTTGGAATTGCTATGGGAGGATTAGGAAGCGATGCAGCCATTGAAACAGCCGATGTTGTAATTCAAACCGATCATCCTTCCAAAATTTCAACTGCCATCCAAATCGGAAAAGCGACAAAGAAAATTGTTTGGCAAAATATTATCCTTGCGTTTGGTGTTAAAGCAGTTGTGCTCGCATTAGGTGCAGGAGGAATTGCCACCATGTGGGAAGCCGTTTTTGCAGACGTAGGAGTTGCTTTGTTGGCGATATTGAATGCGGTTAGGATACAGAAATTCAAATTCAACTAATTTTTAGATGATGATCGCATTGTAATCGCATCGTATTGCATTGACTTCACATCGTTTTGCATTGCTATTACATTGGAATCGCATTGCTATCACATTCCATTTTTATCACTTCGCTGAAATTCTAATTCAACATTTCACGACAACTGCCAACAAAAATCCGCAGCGATTGGCATCAAAAAACATTTACTGGAAAGCATAAAAAGCCCTTGGTATAGGTTTGTATTATATGCAGGAAAGACCGGAAATTGGACAATAGAATGGTGTATCCAGGTAAATTATACCACAGAGTTTTCTCGGAAAGGAAAGAATTGCGAAAACGAAGAAAAAACAAAACGAGAATGTTCGCTCCCGCTCTCATTTTTGAATCAACTTTTTTATAGGTATAGAATTGGCTTTAATAGGCTAATTAAAATAACCCAATCCCATTTAAATTGATAGAGCGGGAAGCAGAATGAGAACGAAGAAAATTGGGAAAAACCACTAAAGGAGCAATTGAAGTCTATTTAATTGGCACATTACTAATTATTTATAATTCTCCCGATAGGGTTGCTCAATCAACTATTTTTTGTAATTTCACAATTCGCGAATTGCAAATTGAGGATTAAATATGAAAAAGCATAGTGGTTTACGCCCTCAGGATATTGTTATCCTGCTTAAAATAATAGCGCTGGATGGTCAATCCTGGATGATGAAAGATCTGGCACATAGCCTGGATATTTCCAATTCTGAAGTAAGCGAATCACTTAACCGTTCGGTGTTGTCTGGTTTAATTGACCCTTCCAAAAAGAATGTATTCCGAAAATCGCTATTGGAATTTTTGCAATATGGATTGAAATACGTTTATCCCCAACGTCCGGGCACCATGACACGTGGTATTCCA is a window of Flavobacteriales bacterium DNA encoding:
- the cadA gene encoding cadmium-translocating P-type ATPase, which gives rise to TIRKGEKVLAGMINVGGVIEIKVTKLFSESSIARILDLVQNATARKAQTELFIRKFARIYTPIVVLFATLLTTLPYFFVNDYVFADWLYRALIFLVISCPCALVISIPLGYFGGIGAASRNGILFKGSNYLDLMTKVNTVVVDKTGTLTKGVFKVKEIKSDIFPKEEFIALASSIESQSTHPIAKAIVEYSGDAHKEIKISQVEEIPGHGLKAIFSGEIVLAGNTKLLKKFNIAYPKEIDSIVDSIVVVAMNETYVGYITVADEVKEDAKQAVDDLHSMNIEVIMLSGDKQAVVNDVAIILGIKTAFGDLLPQGKVEKVEVLKSDKSRIIAFTGDGINDAPVLALSDVGIAMGGLGSDAAIETADVVIQTDHPSKISTAIQIGKATKKIVWQNIILAFGVKAVVLALGAGGIATMWEAVFADVGVALLAILNAVRIQKFKFN